One Vicinamibacterales bacterium genomic window, GGCATTTCCGTGGAGTTCCCGCGCGGTGCGGCGCCGAAGCAGGTGGTCAATCTCTGCTCGAACAACTATCTGGGACTGTCGAGCCATCCGGACGTGATCGCGGCGGCGCATCGCGGCCTCGACGAGCGCGGGTACGGCATGTCGAGCGTCCGCTTCATCTGCGGCACGCAGGACCTCCATCGCCAACTCGAGCAGAAGCTCACCGAGTTCCTCGGCACGGAGGACACGATCCTCTTCCCGAGCTGCATGGACGCGAACGGCGGCGTGTTCGAGGCGGTGTTGAGTGACCAGGACGTGATGATTGCCGATCGCCTCGTGCACGCGAGCATCGTGGACGGCATGCGCCTGTGCAAGGCGATGCAGGACACGTACAAGCACGCGGACATGAAGCACCTGGAACAGAAGCTCCAGGAACATCAGGACAAACGCATCCGGCTGATCATCACCGACGGCGTCTTCTCCATGGACGGCGACCTCGCACCGCTCGACGAGATCGTCGCACTGGCCGAGAAGTACAACGCGCTGGTGTTCGTCGATGACAGCCACGCGAGCGGGTTCATGGGCAAGACGGGTCGCGGGGTGCACGAGCACTTCGGCGTGGTCGGCAAGATCGACATCATCACGACCACGCTCGGCAAGGCGCTGGGGGGCGCGAGCGGCGGCTGCGTGTCCGGGCGCAAGGAGATTGTCGAGCTCTGCAGGCAGAAGGCTCGTCCGTACCTGTTCAGCAACGCCGTGCCTCCGCCCATCGCGGCGGCGGCGCTGAAGGTGCTCGAGATCATCAGCAGCACCACCGAGCGGCGCGACAAGCTCGCGGCGAACACGAGATTCTGGCGTCAAGCCCTGCCCGAGGCCGGGTTCGTCATCAAGGAAGGCGACAGCCCGATCGTCCCGATCATGCTGTTCAATGCGAAACTGAGCCAGGACATCGCCCGCGATCTGTTCCAGGAAGGGATCTACGTCATCGGCTTCTTCTTCCCCGTCGTCGCCGCCGGGCAGGCCCGCATCCGGACGCAGATGTCGGCCGGCCACGACATCCCGATGCTGGAGGCCGCCGTCGAATCGCTGAAGAAGGTTGGTTCGAAGTACGGAATCCTGGGGTTGGACAAGAAGGGGATCATCGAGAAGTACGGGCTCTAGCCAGGCGCCAGGACATAGAAGCGAGAATGGATGCCGGCAGGGGCGCGACTGGACGCCCCTGCCGACTGGCAGACCTCGCCGGCCGTCATCATCGACTGGCCAGGATCTTCGCCTGATCATTGACCCCCTCTCAGCCCTTCAGTACACTCGCCAAACGCGCCAGAGTCGCCACCCAGGGCTGAGCCTTGTGCACTCATCTTGTCTCTTGGAACGGTCGGGATTCGGGATCCAGGATCCAGAGATCCAGCCCTCAACCCTGCTCCCCGGTCCCCGACCCCTGATTATTCATGCGCCCGGTGACCGGCGTCGGTCCGCCAGGGCGATATGGCGCCATGGAGGTATGAATGGGCAATTCAGTCACGCGTCAGATCATCGAGCAGCACCTGCTCGAAGGCCAGATGGTGGCCGGCAACGAAGTCGCCATCCGGATTGACCAGACTCTCACGCAGGATGCCACCGGGACGATGGCGTATCTGCAGTTCGAAGCGATCGGGATTCCGCGCGTGCGGACGGAGTTGTCGGTCAGCTACGTGGACCACAACACGCTGCAGAGCGATTTCAAGAACGCCGACGACCACAACTACCTGCGCACCGTCGCCGCCAGGCACGGGATCGTCTTCTCCCGGCCGGGCAACGGCATCTGCCACCAAGTGCACCTCGAACGGTTCGCCGCCCCGGGCAAGACGCTGATCGGCAGCGACAGCCACACGCCCACCGCGGGCGGCATCGGATCGCTCGCGCTCGGCGCCGGCGGTCTCGACGTCGCCTGCGCGATGGCGGGCGAGCCCTTCCGCATCAAATTCCCGCGCATCGCCGGCATCAAGCTGACCGGCAAGCTGTCGCCGTGGGTTTCCGCGAAGGACGTCATCCTCGAACTGCTGCGTCGCGTGGACGTGAAGGGAGGCGTGGGGAAGGTCTTCGAGTACTTCGGTCCCGGCGTGCGGAGCCTGTCGGTGCCCGACCGCGCGACCATCACGAACATGGGCACGGAGACCGGCGCGACGACATCGATCTTCCCGAGCGACGCCGTGACGAAGGCGTTCCTGAAGGCGCAGGGCCGCGAGGCCCAGTGGGTGAAGCTCGAAGCCGACGGCCGGCGGGGCTTCGACGAGATCGTCGAGATCGACCTGGGCCAGATCGAGCCGCTGGCGGCCACGCCTCACAGCCCCGGGGCGGTGAAGTCGATCCGCGAGATCGGCCGCATCCCGGTGCAGCAGGTTTGCATCGGATCGTGCACGAACTCGTCGCTCGAGGACATGAAGGTGACGGCGGCGGTATTGAAGGGCAAGACGATCGCCGAGAACCTGCACCTGACCGTCAACCCGGGCAGCCGGCAAGTGGTCGAGCACCTGGTCGAGACCGGGGACATGCGCGACCTGGTCGCTGCGGGCGCGCGGATTCTCGAGAACGCGTGCGGACCGTGCATCGGCATGGGTGCGGCGCCGCCGTCTGGCGCGGTGTCGGTGCGGACGTTCAACCGCAATTTCGAAGGCCGGAGCGGCACGAAGGACGCGGCGGTCTACCTCGTCTCGCCGGAAGTCGCGGCGGCGACGGCCGTCGCCGGCGTGCTGACCGACCCGCGCGACCTGGGCGAACAGCCGAAAGTGAGGCTGCCGAAGAGCTTCTTCGTCAACGACAACCTGTTCATCAAGCCACTCGACGAGGCGCTGGCGACCGGTGCGCAGATCGTCCGCGGGCCGAACATCGCGCCCCTGCCGGCGTTCCCGCCGCTGCCCGAGATGCTGTGCGGTGAGGTGTTGCTGAAGGTCGGCGACAACATCACGACCGACCACATCATGCCGGCGGGCGCGAAGGTGCTGCCGCTGCGCAGCAACATCCCCGAGATCGCCAAGTACGTATTCGAGGCGGTGGACGCGACGTTCGCGCAGCGCGCCAAGGCGGCGGGCGGCGGCTTCATTGTCGGCGGCGACAACTACGGCCAGGGGTCGAGCCGCGAGCACGCCGCGCTCGCGCCGAAATACCTTGGCGTGAAGGCGGTCATCGTCCGTTCCTTCGCGCGCATCCACCTCGCCAACCTGATCAACTTCGGCATCGTGCCGCTGACGTTCAAGAACCCGGCGGATTACGACGCCATCGAACCGGGCGACCACCTGGAGGTGGTGATTGGCGACCTCCAGGGACGGGTCGTCCTGCGCAACGTGACCGACGGGACCGAGGCGGAGCTCGTGCACGCGCTCTCGCCGCTCGACGCGAAGATCCTGAAGGCGGGAGGAAAGCTCCCCTGGATCAAGGCGCAGTTGGAGGAACGGGCATAGGGGAAAGTGCTCGGTGCTATGTGCTGAGTGCGCCGGACGGGGCCGGGAGCCTTTGAGAGGAATGACGATGTCCAAGATTGCGATGAAGACGCCGCTCGTGGAGATGGACGGCGACGAGATGACGCGGGTCCTGTGGGTGTGGGTGAAGGACAAGCTGATCACCCCGTACGTCGATCTGAAGACCGAGTACTACGATCTCGGTCTCAAGCACCGCGACGACACCGACGACAAGGTGACGCTGGATTCGGCGGAAGCGACCAAACGGTTGGGCGTGGCGGTGAAGTGCGCGACGATCACGCCGAACGCCGAGCGCGTCAAGGAATACACGCTCAAGAAGCAGTGGAAGAGTCCGAACGGAACCATCCGCGCCGCGCTCGACGGGACGGTGTTTCGCAAGCCGATCCTCGTGGAGAACATCAAGCCGAGCGTGGTCAGCTGGACCAAGCCGATCATCGTCGGCCGCCACGCGTACGGCGATGTCTACAAGAACGCGGAGATTGCCGTGCCGGGTCCCGGCAAGGGCGAGTTGGTGTTCACGGGCGCGGACGGCAGGCAACTGCGCGCGCTGATCCACGAGTTCGACGGCCCGGGCATCCTGCAGGGCATCCACAACACCGAGAAGTCGATCCGCAGCTTCGCGAAGTCGTGCTTCAACTGCGCGCTCGACGAGAAGGTGGACATGTGGTTCGCCACGAAGGACACGATCTCCAAGACCTACGACCAGACGTTCCGGCTGCTGTTCGAGGACGAGTTCGAGAAGGGCTACAAGGACAGGTTCAAGACCGCCGGTATCGAGTATTTCTACACGCTGATCGATGACGTGGTCGCGCGCATCATGAAGGGCGAAGGCGGGATGCTCTGGGCGTGCAAGAACTACGATGGCGACGTGATGTCCGACATGGTCGCGTCGGCGTTCGGCAGCCTGGCCATGATGACGTCGGTGCTCGTGTCGCCGGACGGCGTGTTCGAGTACGAAGCGGCGCATGGCACGGTGCAGAAGCACTACTACAAGCACCTGAAGGGCGAGAAGACGTCGAGCAACTCGATGGCGCTGATCTTCGCGTGGACGGGCGCGCTCCGGAAGCGAGGGGAACTGGACGGCCTGCCGGCGCTCGGGGAGTTCGCGACGAGGCTCGAGACGGCCTCCCTGGACACGATCAGGGGCGGCGTGATGACCGGCGACCTCGCGCGCCTGGCCACTCCGCCAGCCAGGAAGGTCGTGGGCAGCGAAGAGTTCCTCGATGCCATCGCCGAACGCCTCCGCCACTGAGGACACGAAGGGATCGGGGATCAGGGGTCAGCGAAGGCCCCGATCCCTGCTCCCCGCCTTCTGAATTCTGTCGCCCGACTCCTGGCGCCTGCTCACCAGTTCCTGTTGTAGATGCCCCTGATCTCGTCCGCGTCGACGGCCGGGTCCAGGCTGCGGGCGCGAGCTGCGTCGAGCCAGCGCCGGTTGGGCCGGAGGCGCGCCACGCGGTGGATGTTCAACAGGTGGTCGGTCGAGATGTTGTCGGTGCTGACGTTTCCCGCGTCGGTGCCGCAGGCGAGCGTGAGCGACGGGCGCAGCGTGTTGAACGACGCGCCGATCGCGCCCTGGCTCGAGGGCGTGTTCACCAGAATCCGGCCCGCGTTCATCATGGCGAAGTCGTGGACGACCTGCTCGTCGTTCGCGTAGACACCCACCGTGTGCCCCACGCCGCCCCAGTGATTGAGCGTCGAGCAGGTTTCGACGGCCTCGCTGTAGGTGCTGACGCGATAGTAGGCGAGGACCGGCGCCAGGATCTCGTACGAGAGCGGATGTTCGGCGCCGATACCCGACGGCTCGCCCGCCAGGATTCGCGTCTGCTCGGGCACGGTGAAGCCGGCACGGGCGGCGATGACGTGCGCCGGCTGGCCGACGATCTCCGCCCGCATCCGTTGGCGCGGCACGTCCACGCACACCGCCCCGAGCGCCTGCGTCTGCTGCCCGGTGCAGAAGTACACTCCGCGGCTCTCGAGCATCGGACGGAACTCGCGATCGACGTCCGGTTCGGTGACGAGCGCCTGTTCGCTCCCGCAGATGGTGCTGTTGTCGAACGTCTTCGAGAAGACGATCGACTGGGCGGCGAACGGCAAGTCGGCCGAGCGATGGATGTAGATCGGGACATTGCCGGGTCCCACGCCAAGCGTCGGTGTGCCCGACAACTGTGCAAGGCGCACGATAGAGCTCGTGCCGGTGGCCACGATCAGCGCGAGTTTCGGATGACGCATGATGCGCTCGACGTAATCCGTTTGCGAGCGCGAGACGCACTGGATGGCGTTGGGCGGCGCGCCAGCCCGTTCGGCTGCGGCGGCCAGAATCCGGGCCGCCTCCTTGATGCACTTGCGCGCGCCCCGGTGCGGGCTGAAGATCACCGGATTGCGCGTCTTCATGCAGATCTGCGCCTTGAAGATCGTGGTGGACGTCGGATTGGTGACGGGGATGGTCGCGAGGATCGGGCCGCGCGGCTGGGCGACGTGGCTGACGCCGAGCGTTGCATCGTGAGCGATGACGCCGACGGTGCGCCTTTCGCGGATGTCCTCGAACACGAGCAGGCTGGCGTACGAATTCTTGAGGACCTTGTCCTCGAAGATGCCCATCTGGGTCTCTTCGATCGCGAGGCGCGCCAACTCGATGCGCGCATCCCACGCCGCCCGGTACACCGCCTCGACAATCCGGTCCACCTGTGCCTGGTCGAAGTCCCGAAACGCCCGGGATGCCTCCCACGCCTTGCTGACGATCTCGTCCGCGTACTGATCGATTGGGTCCATGTGAAACCGCGCCTTCGGGGCCAGTTTCATTGTACCCTGAAGCGGGCCGCGGCCCCGCCAGGGTGCTCGCCCTCTTGCCTCCGCGGCCGAGGAGTTCCATGCCTCTCACGACCACCGACGTGCTCGATCGGCTCAAACAACGCTATCCCGACAAGTTCCTCGGGGAACACGAGGTGTTCTCGCATATCCGGCGTGGCGACCGGATCTTCCTCGGCACGGCGTGTGGCGAGCCGCAGCACTTGGTCCACGCCCTCACCGACTACGTAAAGACGCACCCGAAGGCGTTCTTCGACGCCGAGCTGATACAGGTGTGGACGCTGGGTGTCGCGCCCTATACCGACGAGCGCCTGAAATCGAACCTCCGTCTGAACGCCTTCTTCATCGGCAACAACACCCGGGCGGCCATCAACAGCGGGCTTGCCGACTACACGCCGATCTTCCTGTCCCAGGTGCCGGATCTGTTCCGCCGGAGGCTGATTGCGATCGATGTCGCGCTCATCCAGACGTCGTTGCCCGACAGCCACGGGTTCCTGAGCCTCGGCGTCAGCGTCGACATCGTGAAGGCGGCCGCTGCCAGCGCGGCAATCGTCGTCGCGCAGGTGAACCCCCAGATGCCCCGGGTGCACGGCGACGGCTTCGTCCACATCAGCGAGGTCGACTACCTCGTTCCGTTCGACGAACCCCTGCTGGAGTACAGGCCGAACGTGCCCGACGAGATCGCCACGCGCATCGGCAAGTACGTCGCGCGCATCGTCGAAGACGGCGACACGATCCAGGTGGGATACGGCCGCGTCCCGAATGCCATCATGTCGGCGCTCGGCAAGAAGAAGCGACTCGGCGTCCACACGGAGTTGCTGACCGACGGCATGGTCGATCTCATCCGCCAGGGGGTCATCGACAACTCGAGGAAGACGGTCAATCGCGGGAAGACCGTCACCAGCTTCTGCATGGGCAGCCGCAGCACGTACGACTTCCTCGACGGCAACCCGGCGCTCGAATTCCGGACGATCGACTACACAAACAGCCCGCTCGTCATCGCGCAGCACGAGAACATGTGCGCGATCAACAGCGTGCTGGAGATCGACCTCACGGGGCAGGCCACGGCCGAATCGATCGGCCATTCGTTCTACAGCGGCATCGGCGGGCAGGCCGACTTCATGCGCGGGGCGGTGCTGGCCAAGGGCGGCAAGTCGATCCTCGTCATCCAGTCCACCGCCCAGAACGGCAGCGTCTCTCGCATCGTCCCGTTCCTGCGTGAAGGGGCGGGCGCGACGCTCAACCGCGGCGATGTCCACTACATCGTGACGGAATTCGGCATCGCCCACATTCACGGCAAGAACGTGCGCGAGCGGGCGATGGACCTGATTGGCATCGCGCATCCCGCGTTCCGACACCAACTGGTGGAGGAGGCCCGCCGCCTGAAGCTCATCTACGGCGACCAGGTGTTCGTGCCGGGCGAACGCGGCGAGTACCCCGAGCACCTCGAGGCGCGCAAAGCCACGAAGACAGGGCTCCAGCTGCTGCTGCGCCCGGTGAAGATCAGCGACGAGCCGCTGGTGAAGGACTTCTTCTATTCGCTGTCGGACCAGAGCATGTATCGGCGGTTCATGACGCCGCGCCGCGACATGCCGCACGAGAGGCTGCAGGAATTCGTGGCCATCGACTACACGCGCGGGATGGTGATCCTCGCGTGCCTGGATGAGGGCGCACGTTCACCGGTCGTGGGACTGGCTGAGTACTACATGGAGGAAGACGGCCTGAGCGCGAATGTGGCGTTCGCCGTCCGCGACCAGCACCAGAACAAAGGGGTCGGCACTGCGCTCCTCGCCCACCTGACCCAGATCGCCCGCAAGCAGGGGCTCCTCGGATTCACCGCCGAAGTCCTCCGCGAGAACGAGGCGATGCTCCGCGTCTTCGAGAAGATGAAGTTCCCTATCGAGACGTCTACCGCCGGCGACGTGTATCGGTTGAAGATCTCGCTCAAATAGGGCGCCTACGTCTTCCTGGCCACGTGC contains:
- a CDS encoding aldehyde dehydrogenase family protein, whose product is MDPIDQYADEIVSKAWEASRAFRDFDQAQVDRIVEAVYRAAWDARIELARLAIEETQMGIFEDKVLKNSYASLLVFEDIRERRTVGVIAHDATLGVSHVAQPRGPILATIPVTNPTSTTIFKAQICMKTRNPVIFSPHRGARKCIKEAARILAAAAERAGAPPNAIQCVSRSQTDYVERIMRHPKLALIVATGTSSIVRLAQLSGTPTLGVGPGNVPIYIHRSADLPFAAQSIVFSKTFDNSTICGSEQALVTEPDVDREFRPMLESRGVYFCTGQQTQALGAVCVDVPRQRMRAEIVGQPAHVIAARAGFTVPEQTRILAGEPSGIGAEHPLSYEILAPVLAYYRVSTYSEAVETCSTLNHWGGVGHTVGVYANDEQVVHDFAMMNAGRILVNTPSSQGAIGASFNTLRPSLTLACGTDAGNVSTDNISTDHLLNIHRVARLRPNRRWLDAARARSLDPAVDADEIRGIYNRNW
- the kbl gene encoding glycine C-acetyltransferase encodes the protein MAYPTTAHEAYRAELQAIHDKGIFKEERYIHSPQASGISVEFPRGAAPKQVVNLCSNNYLGLSSHPDVIAAAHRGLDERGYGMSSVRFICGTQDLHRQLEQKLTEFLGTEDTILFPSCMDANGGVFEAVLSDQDVMIADRLVHASIVDGMRLCKAMQDTYKHADMKHLEQKLQEHQDKRIRLIITDGVFSMDGDLAPLDEIVALAEKYNALVFVDDSHASGFMGKTGRGVHEHFGVVGKIDIITTTLGKALGGASGGCVSGRKEIVELCRQKARPYLFSNAVPPPIAAAALKVLEIISSTTERRDKLAANTRFWRQALPEAGFVIKEGDSPIVPIMLFNAKLSQDIARDLFQEGIYVIGFFFPVVAAGQARIRTQMSAGHDIPMLEAAVESLKKVGSKYGILGLDKKGIIEKYGL
- a CDS encoding GNAT family N-acetyltransferase, translating into MPLTTTDVLDRLKQRYPDKFLGEHEVFSHIRRGDRIFLGTACGEPQHLVHALTDYVKTHPKAFFDAELIQVWTLGVAPYTDERLKSNLRLNAFFIGNNTRAAINSGLADYTPIFLSQVPDLFRRRLIAIDVALIQTSLPDSHGFLSLGVSVDIVKAAAASAAIVVAQVNPQMPRVHGDGFVHISEVDYLVPFDEPLLEYRPNVPDEIATRIGKYVARIVEDGDTIQVGYGRVPNAIMSALGKKKRLGVHTELLTDGMVDLIRQGVIDNSRKTVNRGKTVTSFCMGSRSTYDFLDGNPALEFRTIDYTNSPLVIAQHENMCAINSVLEIDLTGQATAESIGHSFYSGIGGQADFMRGAVLAKGGKSILVIQSTAQNGSVSRIVPFLREGAGATLNRGDVHYIVTEFGIAHIHGKNVRERAMDLIGIAHPAFRHQLVEEARRLKLIYGDQVFVPGERGEYPEHLEARKATKTGLQLLLRPVKISDEPLVKDFFYSLSDQSMYRRFMTPRRDMPHERLQEFVAIDYTRGMVILACLDEGARSPVVGLAEYYMEEDGLSANVAFAVRDQHQNKGVGTALLAHLTQIARKQGLLGFTAEVLRENEAMLRVFEKMKFPIETSTAGDVYRLKISLK
- a CDS encoding NADP-dependent isocitrate dehydrogenase; translated protein: MSKIAMKTPLVEMDGDEMTRVLWVWVKDKLITPYVDLKTEYYDLGLKHRDDTDDKVTLDSAEATKRLGVAVKCATITPNAERVKEYTLKKQWKSPNGTIRAALDGTVFRKPILVENIKPSVVSWTKPIIVGRHAYGDVYKNAEIAVPGPGKGELVFTGADGRQLRALIHEFDGPGILQGIHNTEKSIRSFAKSCFNCALDEKVDMWFATKDTISKTYDQTFRLLFEDEFEKGYKDRFKTAGIEYFYTLIDDVVARIMKGEGGMLWACKNYDGDVMSDMVASAFGSLAMMTSVLVSPDGVFEYEAAHGTVQKHYYKHLKGEKTSSNSMALIFAWTGALRKRGELDGLPALGEFATRLETASLDTIRGGVMTGDLARLATPPARKVVGSEEFLDAIAERLRH
- a CDS encoding aconitate hydratase, which produces MGNSVTRQIIEQHLLEGQMVAGNEVAIRIDQTLTQDATGTMAYLQFEAIGIPRVRTELSVSYVDHNTLQSDFKNADDHNYLRTVAARHGIVFSRPGNGICHQVHLERFAAPGKTLIGSDSHTPTAGGIGSLALGAGGLDVACAMAGEPFRIKFPRIAGIKLTGKLSPWVSAKDVILELLRRVDVKGGVGKVFEYFGPGVRSLSVPDRATITNMGTETGATTSIFPSDAVTKAFLKAQGREAQWVKLEADGRRGFDEIVEIDLGQIEPLAATPHSPGAVKSIREIGRIPVQQVCIGSCTNSSLEDMKVTAAVLKGKTIAENLHLTVNPGSRQVVEHLVETGDMRDLVAAGARILENACGPCIGMGAAPPSGAVSVRTFNRNFEGRSGTKDAAVYLVSPEVAAATAVAGVLTDPRDLGEQPKVRLPKSFFVNDNLFIKPLDEALATGAQIVRGPNIAPLPAFPPLPEMLCGEVLLKVGDNITTDHIMPAGAKVLPLRSNIPEIAKYVFEAVDATFAQRAKAAGGGFIVGGDNYGQGSSREHAALAPKYLGVKAVIVRSFARIHLANLINFGIVPLTFKNPADYDAIEPGDHLEVVIGDLQGRVVLRNVTDGTEAELVHALSPLDAKILKAGGKLPWIKAQLEERA